The stretch of DNA CACTTTAACCATGAAATCTGAAAGAATTGATTATTAATATAATGTACGATCAGAGCGGGACGGCTTCATAACTGGTTTTACATTATAGtctcaataaataaataatgataaaattgactACAGAGTCTATTTAAGTCGATAGGAGAGCACtcgatatatatattgacagtaTGTATTTCTCACGGACATGCTGGTCAACTCGGCTTGTAGTTTTTGTAGCATTGATGCTATCATTGATAAATGTTGCTATGCAACAGCTGCTTCAGGAAGTGTCCCTTGATCTAAGGAATCCCCCTCCGTACAAAACCTTCCTAGGTTTGACAGGCGTCACAACGATCTACCAGTGTATGGAGGTCTGCTGGGCATACAAATTGTGCAAATCATTGTACTACAAGAAGCAGACGAGGGAGTGTAAACTGCTGACCGTTACTCAGTATGACCCGGGGGTGTACAGACAGCCCTCGAGTTCAGTTGTACTACTAAGGACAATGCTACCACAGGTAAAACCACATTTCAATGCTACCACAGGTAAAACCACATTTCAATCTTACCACAGGTAAAACCACATTTCAATCTTACATGTGTCTATCTGTTACATCAGTAAATCTTAATCTTTTATTAACATTCATATTggctttaaatcatatttatcatCAGTTGTAAACGTACTATGTTCTTGTTTGCTACGTCATATCTGATTGGCTAATTCAAAGGCTTAATGATTGCATTAAAAAAGTCCCACAAAACCTCAAACTTTACGTTTCAATTGAATTAGTAGAATTTATATATGGGATATTTGAAGGCGTTTTAAATGGTACCAATGTATATAGTGGGAATACTGTCTTTAAGAACCAATATTAAATTTAGGAGTTTTATGCAATTCACCAAATCATGTTTTGTCCCAAATTGAACCTTTTTTTCGCAAAACTGATCTTTGTTTCGTGGTAAGTGTTTCTAAAAGTATATGATATGAGTGTTTGTAATAATGCCACATTTTCAGGATTTAATTTACAATAGCCATCTGGATGACAAGGTAAAAAAAGGATTCGAtgaatatgtttttataaagtGGAATCCCGCACAAACAAGTGTTCCGTGTATATGATATAGACAATAGTTAACAGGatggcatggttatttggtgacagagaTATAAACCGAACCTTGTTGACTTGCTAAAGagaaatgtacaatattttgcatatttcaccaaaaataacaacacaacaatcttaGAGTTAACAGTAATATTCAGGCCTGATGCATACACACTTTTTGTTTATCACCTTAATTGTGTCCAAGCACACTAAAGTTTTTAAAGttgtacatttcagtttagCAAGTCAACATGGTTCGGTACACATTTCTGAATACATATCAAAGACTGAAactgttgtaatatattttGCATTAAGTTGTATTTCCACATAAGGATCTTTAAATAGATTGtcacatttttgaaatagtttttccttaaaaagtaaattgttccaatttttgttttagtttgtcAACGATGACAAGAATACAAACTTTACAAACAGCACATATTCAAGATTAGTATACCTAAAAGTGATATACATCATCATATCTCACCTAGGGAGAGCCTATTTATCGACAAAAAATTTAGATCAAGATACTTACGATAATGCACTATTGAAATTTCTTAAGACGAACCTGTATGGTACGAAGTTCTGTTTATTATGAAGTAGATCCATATCCCTGGTTTTGCCTCCACTTTATGAATTATCGTTCGATACGAAGTGACTTCGTGAACCGCCAAGTCAATATGtgctttataaaaaaaaattctggtattattttctgaaagtGCTAGgtgttttaaaatgaaagatAAGGCCGAAAATGATAATCAAAtgatagaaaatgaaaacatatcaaAAAGTGTATCCAGGAGAGTGTTACCGACTTTATAATATCAGATTCTGAGTAGCATTCTCTGGCATCAATATTGCAGGCTGTTACTGGTTCATGTTGGAATCACGACTGCGGGATGAATGAAAGGTGTCTTTCGAGGGAGAATGGGTACACATGTGTCCAGCATGGTAAGTTTActcaaatatatttctttccgaaattatttttttaactatgTGAGTTTGACTTATTTAATAGTTATAATATGAGACAGGCTTCTGAACACAATTGTCTTTCACTTCACATGGATTGAAAATccattttttattctatttgGTCATTTGAGTTTCATGTCTTAGCTGATCTACATACTTTTATCTTTTgatagttatttttttaataatgtacAGATGTAACATCATTCGTGTTTCAAAATGCATAacgaatgattttttttaaatctatattACAATTTTTGCGTCTTGAAAAGCTCAAgcaaaaattttttttgaaatactCAATATCATAATTAGATAGTTGGGCTTAGTCGCGATCTAGATATTTGGTAACGATTTCTTTAACAAGcttttaataaaaacaacatacTGCTAGGAAGTGAAGCTTAACCCTAAATCTAGCAGCCACTGACACTAAAGTATCAAACGGGGATATACGTGTCTGCTTCTATCTGGGGAGTAAGACAAAGGTTCTGTAAACCACCTTTCTTTCGTgtgtgatttattttcgcgaggTTCATGATCAAGGTAAATTCACGAAAGTCTTGACCATTAAATTCAATTGAATTATTAATTCGCGAAACTGAATAGCCgcgaaaatgtttcaaatgggaatcgcgaaattaagatgccgcgaaagaaagttggtttacagtaatcttAGATGGGTCTGTCATGTAGATAGAAATATCTCAACTCTCGTGTGAGATAATGTCTGACCACCAACGAATATATTCTCCCACAGTTAAAAGACAATTAACGAAATTCCATTTGAATTCACATGAAGCTAAACTTAAATTGAATTCACACAGAGCTGACTTTAAATTGTATTCACATGAAACTGACAGAAAATTAAATTCCAATGAAGCTGACCTAATTTTAATTCACATGAGGCTGACCTTAACTTGAATTCACACGAAACTGACCTTAACTTGAATTCACACGAAACTGACCTTAACTTGAATTCACATGAAACTGACAGAAAATTAAAATCCACATGAAACTGACAGAAAATTAAAATCCACATGAAACTGACAGAAAATTAAAATCCACATGAAACTGACAGAAAATTAAAATCCACATGAAACtgacagaaaattaaatttacattacGCTGACCTTAATTCACATGAAACCGATTAACCCACATAATGGTGACCTAAAATTGAGTTCACATGACTCTGAACTAATATTGAATTCGAATGAAGCTGTCTTAAATTGAATTCATATGAAGCTGACCTTATAGCAAATTCATACAAGGCTGACCTTTTATTGAATTCACACGAAGCAGATCTTAAATTgaatacataattatgaagtTAACCTTAAATCGAATGTTTCAGCATATgttttttgtgtgaaatatgCTGATATCTTGAGTTCGTAAAGGTTACGGCTGACCTTCTGCGTATGTGCATGATTAAGTGAACCCGGATGATGGTAGAAATAGACAGCCGTACAATTTTAATGAAGCACAAGAtcataatttataaatgaaGCGTCACTAATGCCTTTTATCACGGTCATTATAGTCTTGTTAATGTAGAGGAGTGTCCTTTTATTCTGTATTGCTTTATTGCACAGGGATCTGTCATTTTAAGACGTTGTATTGCTTTATTGCACAGGGATCTGTCATTTTAAGACGTTTCatgggtctagataaaaaatagGTCAAAATTCTACTCTGCATTGTACTACTATACGCTTATAGGGTGGAGAGCTCCCCGAAACAAAACTTCTACCCACCTAGCTTCAGCGGCTAAAAGTCACGTTTCTACCAAGCCTTTACAAAAAACGGTTTTTGTTCCTGGTTAGTGGGGTAAAACTTCAATGGTAGCCGTAACAGATCGCTtaattaaagctgacaatgcaagttaaaaacatgcatttgaaatttaaaggaaaatatattagcgaaatattttttaaaaattgtttctgagacatcccctagttatgacagtgtggtatctaaggaagtgacagccatttttcttttgctctgcttagtaaccttcactggccaaccccctatataaagcacgggacacttgacacacgtgtgtcattctaaacatgtcttgtctcagatacacatgccccgatattgcaaataacaatgtcaaattgaaaataaacactgcactcacctgaaaatatttcattgatgtaatagatgaatgtgttgtcagctatatcccaacatatgtccaatacgaactaataaaacacttcaatatacaccaagttttacacgtacatgtacatcgacacgtgtgtgtccttgatagttgtcgctcgttcgggtcaggtacgtagtcacgtgtacATGGTCAAGTTGAGTGCATcgagtacgatgatatacgtggagatatgtggacggattattgtttggatttctatttacttgcgttggaattttattttgagaaacatctaaacgACAGCTTAGAGgggttgacatgttttcttgcttaaaaaagtcccatatagttttacagatgagggttttgtttacctatttgtaggtgacaTATACTGTGGACTACTAGGTGTATGGGTACacgaatgagcgcacgtgtttcgattcacgcgctttatataggggtcggtgagtcgtcggaatgtaaaacaaaaatggctgtcctcaaccggggaatgtctcataaacgattcttgaacaacgagtatacttatttttaaaaaaaaatcattttaataatttttgacttgcattgtcagctttttaatatttactgacCATAACACAATGCAATCCTTTATCCTGCAACCAGAATTCGCATAGTCGAAATACACCAACCTCGAACATTTTTGCTGTGTTCGGCACTGACGGAAAAAGGCTGTATTTTGCCTCGTGCTCCGATTCCATCGACCTCCTATTGGTTGATCAATTGTTTAAAAGTCGAACATTTTTGTTCATAAAAAGAATACATGACCATTATCTTAAAATATGTGCTGTTTTTTTACTCGGGACAGGAAAACAAAAGTTGCTCCGTGGAGGCATGGTGTCTATCTTAACTTTCGTCAAAATACAGGTTATATGTTACGACActgaccatgtattctctatttatATCCCAGGGTTAAGTACGGTCCGGTGTCCACCTACGTCCGGACGAGAAGGCGACACGTGTGTCTGGCTAGTCTTCAGCAACACTACACGAAATCAAGCAAAGGTCTGtatgtaagattttttttaattttctcgtTCACAATAAGAAAAAACATAGTTCCTGTCGGTTTTCCATCTCTAGTACGCATACGTTGTTGCTGCGATAATGTTAATTCATCAATTAATTTAcgatatacaatattatgtgaGCGTCGTTGCTTACCTTCcacaatataatatgttttcttGTTGGTGTCTTACGAAAAAAATCGGTATGATATCGAAATGACAGTGAAAAATTACTATCGTAAATAACTCTTTCTGAAAGAAAATCTGAAATTTTCCAGTAACTTTGCATTATAGAAATCTAgtagaaatgtatttttatttaaataaggATTTTTGTGACAATGTAAACTTTTAATGTTGTAGAATGTGTTTGACAATATAAATCTTTAATGTTTCAAGATGTGTTTGATAATATAACTGTTTAATGTTTCATGATGTGTTTGATAATATAACTGTTTAATGTGACAGGATTTGTGTGACAATATAACTGTTTGATGTTTCAAGATGTGTTTGATAATATAACTGTTTAATGTGACAGGATGTGTGTGACCACGGAGGATCTCTACTAGAAATCAACAACCCAGACTTTGATGACTTTGTAAGAAGAGTTGTATATTTCTTATGTGGTAAGATATTTTCACGTTATTGTGACTCGGATACAATATTCCCCAAACTTTCTGTGCATTTAGGGACTATGGTagagtggttaatgtgtctagTATTCTACTGCTAAGTGAGCGTaatgatagtcaactactgagGCGTAATTAGAACGACaccgggaaacataaaacgacccgcgttatgaaaattaacatcgCATTACTATATTCAAATTTTTCATGAAGTGTAGCATTATCTGTAAGCTATTCACTTTTGAAGCTCTGCTAAACAAATAAACCAGTTTCAcagtttcattaaaaaaatgaaagccGGTTCGGTAAAGGTATGCACTTTTGAATAAGGTTTTCATGCATTGTCGAAGTTATTACGTGTAATTACttttttatcattatgtatatattatacctTGATATTTTCTGAATATAACATTctcatgaaaatatttatggaATAGTTTTATGTGTATAAATATTCCTTATTATACCTTAATATCGACCAATACATAGAAAATATTGATCAATATTGTCTCATAAATCAATTATATGTAAGAAACaataaatgcattataaatGGAAAAGCAAAAACATTCAATTCAACAGCCAATGGTTGATTAGATGCCATCTCACGATTAAACTGAACCAGCACGAGACGATCGTAATAGTGTATTATGAATATTGATTTCAGATTATCCTTATTTGTAAATTACAGGTAGTTTAAGAGACATATGTTACCCTATCAAGTTCTGGTTTGGTCTGGAATACTCGGACGATATGGCCGCTTTAGTCTGGAGTTCGTCTGGAACCAAATTGTTGTCGACTGACTTCCACAAATTCCAGTCGTTCCCTTCAAGCATTGCCAATGGACAGTGTGTAGGGATGGAGAGGGTGGTCGAGGGAGGCTCACCTCTCCAGTGGACTCTGATGGACTGTGAGGATAAAAACCTGGTCCTCTGTTACTCTGTGTAAGTATATTGTGTCGTGTATTTACATGGTGTTAAAGGAAAGGGTCGTTGTTGTGGCTTGTAAATTGCGTGACAGGAGAGGGTCGTCGGTGTGATTTGTGCATAGTGTTCATTACGATTTATGGCATTTAGTTGAAGGAACATACTTCTGTGGTTAAGTTGATAAATCTAGAGCAGTAGATATCTACGACCGGGACCGGGGTACAAGGCTTTAGTTAATATGTCAAGAACACATGATATCCACGACCCTGGGTACACGGCTTTAGTTGATATATCTAGAACAGTGGATATCCACGACCGAGACCTGGGTACACGGCGGGAATGGTTGTTTACTCCGTTCGTGTCCATTGGCTATAACTCAGAAGGACAATTTACTTTAATTGCCAACAGGTCATTGACATGTTATTCAGTAGAAGCAGTagatattcaaataaaaatcaaCATAATTATCGCTGCACACTTGAAAGGATTGTTCattaatggatttttttttattttgtacacgcttattttttacagttaattAATTACAAACAACTCAACTAACACAATCCAGATTTGTAGATTTTTAACCTCAATTTTATAACCATGGAGGTAGCCATTTTGTCCAAGCAACATCGAGTCTTCACGTCACGTCATTGTTTTATGACCTCACTCtgaccactccgttcaatataggatcaTTCATTTTCTACGCCTTACTATATCAATTGAAAACATTATTTCGTCTCagggtatatatatacttagcTTTGTTTTGCTCTTTGGGCTTTTTCATACTTCGTCcacagtcaagattctggcagcagaAATATTTTTGCCCATTTCCAAAGATCACCAGAACGTGGCCCCTACTGGGATACTGTCGGACCCTCTTATCAGATTGgtgcttataattatttttaaactaTTCGATAAACTACCTTTTAATCTAAGTTTTCGTCGGTTGTTCAAGATattcttttcaaaatcaatacgcaacgtcaacaaaaataattggccaatcagaaagccagatttagtatgaaaacaaagaagaCATGGTTATAATCATGTAACAAAAACTAATTTGACGTGCATTGCTGTGTGATATCCATTGGGCTACCCTTCACCATCACGTACTGTATTAATCATATTAATTCATTCTCtattatttttcagaaatgCTATACACTGGACATGAGCTTAGAAAGCTTAAGATAAAGACTCGGCGGCTGTCAAACCTCTGAACAGAAAAAACTAGCGTTACACTGAAACTAAACCTTCAACGGGTATAAAAGTGACAGAACAGTGAAACAAAATAAAGTTTCAATAATTCTAGAAGGATCTATGTTGATAGAATTCTCGTATGTTATGTGTTGTTAGCATAGTCCAATTTGATAAGTATCGTGTCTTGTGTATTTTTTGTATACCCCCAATATGATTAGACTCTTGGGATATTGGTAGGAACGTTTTGGTCTTTTAAAATGTGTGTAAACCTGATGTCAGCGAGACCAGACTATTTGGCCGATATTGGCAGGTTTCTTGATTATAAAGGTTTTAATAACAAAGCACCAAGAAGAAAATGCcctacatttaaagttatatgtgccgtaactggccgaaaattttgacatgttattttttcttcaattatctatttaaaaccataagttttaatgaataaagctgtgaaaatcattcaaatggacagacaaacatatatgatgtcttataaacattagttagaACACACaggttatgcactgtgaaattcttgtttttaagccttatacatgttttgatgaaaacataccttctgaaatcacttttcaattattaagaatactgtacaaatgtgaaatgaaattgtagacaacaatatggcttcatggtctgaccgtatgtactcatttcactacactgaagatgttaatataatgatttttggcagtactgccaaaaatcattttcagcccttatttgtacatgtaaattaaaaccTCTGAAtcgaaagtattgtaattctcaaaatgttggtaacttctggtgttgaataacatatttaaagctcgtcttgattcgtgagtatgaaaaatacggcacatataactttaagccCAAATAAAGAGGGATGCAGATTAGACAAGGACCGGTTATGTCAGgttacattataatattatacagttgttgacttgGGTTGAGTGAGGACAACATATGATTTGAtggacccgaagacaaactgttgccctaGGCCGGAGGCCGAGGGCAACAGTTTATGTgggggtccaacaaatcatttATTGGCAGAAAACCCAGTCgacaactgttttgttatacccattgactccaaaacaaatcaagaatgcaTTGACGTCACGAAATTGCAGGTATGACGTCACTCAGGTCCAACATTTTAACAATCGATTTTAACAGTTCGTTGAaccgctcgacggaacagttcatttattggcatttttgtcaatagagttcatatagaaactattttataggggtataacaaattatatatatattatgcatgAGATAGTTGTATTAGATTTGTTTTAGGTTTTTGGTATTTTGACAAGAAGAAAACTATTAAAATGATTTCCATAGTATGGAATGCTAATCATCATTAGAAGTAATCATTGCattcattattttaattcatCTTCATCATTTCTGGAATTCAAATTCGGCCATCATTTAGTATCTTATAACCTTTGTAATGTCTTCATCAGTCCTAAGTTACATCATATTGATCATGGAATTCCTCATTTATTTCAATCACTTTTTCatcaaatattcataaattcatCAACGACTGCATTCATGATTAAATTAATCATTTCTGGATGCAAAATTGAGTCATCGTTTAGCATCTCATTAAACATTGCATcattttcatcaacatttttgCATCCATATATCTGATATTGCTAACCTGAAGAGGCAACAGTAAGAATTGCCACTCGCCGCTAAGAAGATGCAAAGTTAGAAACCACAAAAACCATGCCGATGCTAGAAACATGCATTTAAATGACAAGTGAAATTGTTGTGACCTGAAGAAGCAACAGCAAGTCATATCTTCTATAACACAATCATCTCTCCGTAGAGTTAAATAACTACGATAAGGAGGTTCCACTTCTTGATCCGACGTCATTTCACCTTAAtcgaaaaaaatattggttctTGACATCAAAGTTCAAACATTATTTTTGATAGGAATACGACAAAGTCAACATATATCATGGCTGATAATAGACGCGACGACCTTAATGTCGACATTTGGATGGAGACGTCAGAGACATTAGCCTAAGTTACGGCTGGTTTTAGGGCAGTAAAACCTGTATTTCTCATAGAAAGGGAAACAACAGCCAAAACTCAAGTAACACTAGTGTCTCTCCATAGgtatttataaatcaattacCAGCATTATAGAACCCCAAATGTCCCAAGGGCACACAAAGGACACAGTGAGGGATATGGCGGATATACGTCGACAATCACGAAGACATGTCAACTCTGCTTGTAACTGGCATAGACTTGAGAAAGCGGCACATATCACTGAAAAGTCCTAACCCACGAACTAGTTTTACGAGCGACACAGTTAGAGTACAAAATGACCCCCTTCCTGCCGACGATGTTCAGATCCATAGGGATCTTACGATTAGAGGATATAATATGATGAATCTATACAGATAAAGGCTTAGAGTGGACGGTCTCATCACCAACTGCCAGACGGGGATCGTCTTGTGATCGTTGACAAAAAGCCAGAACACATACCCAAATCAATCACAGTTGGTGAATACCGTGCTATCGtcacttacatgtataaaagagacatacacagataaaaacaaaatgcaaaacTGCACTAACTGCCTACGCGAGGAACATACTTTTCGTCAATGCCCTATTGGTTGGCTCTGTAGAGTTTGTGGAGTATCTGGGTATAAGATTTCTGACTGCCCAAAACCTATTCTATCAGACCCAGAAGATCGGGAAAAAAGCAGCGGTAGACATTGAAGATGATGACACACAGGAACTTAGCGACGACGACGACGTTGACGACGTAAAACAGCAGAGACGAGACGATACTGAACATGAGTCATACTCCAGTATGGAGAGTAGAACAGACCAGCCCAAACAGTCTAGACATACTGTGCCTACCCAAATGTTTATTTATGCTAAAAAAAATCGGTTTTAACAATTAGATGGGTTATAACTCTTTAAAATCATATCCgatttgatttaaaataatgGGTTGTTATCAAATGGATTTGAAATTAGCCGAGGTATACGTCAAGGTTGCCCATTGTCTACTCTGATCTTTGTGATAGCGGTAGAAATAATGGCAGCTagattaagataaaaaaaaagattaaaggAATGccgataaaatttaaaaagaatgtGAAAGCTCATATCCCAGTTCGCAGACCACAAAACAATATTTCTAAAATCAAATTTCGAGACAAAACTGGCCCTAAATTTCCATATCGGAATATGGAAAATATTCAGGACTaatgcaaaatgaaaaaaaaaccactgaaTGTCAATGGTTAGGTACATGTACTTGGAAAAATAGAGAGAAGATGTATGAGAAGACTAATTTTCAAGTGAACCCATAAAGTGCTTTGGCATATATTTTGGTCATAATGAAAAAGCTTTGTGAGGAATTAAAAATTGGGGAAAATGGTTTACAGGATAAAAGAAAGGCTGAAATAATGGAAGAAAAGGAAACTATTCATAGGTggaagaataaaaataatttaagctCTAATCATTCCAATAATTTCATACAAACTAACAAACATATAATTAACCAAAAGGAATAGTAAAAAGTATTCAGTTACTTCTATATGATTCCATATGGGAAAAAGCCAATAAGCCAAGGACGTCTGAAAACGTGTGACATTGAGTCGCATAGTAATGTGTTGAGAATTTTGTGGTAAAACGGCTTATTGATGAGAGTAAGGCTAACTGGAAAATTATTCCAAAAAATATGTTCAGTATATATGGCAAAGACTTTTGGACTCagagaaattatttttagtaaaataaaagaaataacataattctactgtgattttaaaaacatttaccaACCAGAAGAAAACACAAGAAGTGTCAAAACCAAACTTTACGACATC from Argopecten irradians isolate NY chromosome 15, Ai_NY, whole genome shotgun sequence encodes:
- the LOC138309489 gene encoding uncharacterized protein; its protein translation is MNERCLSRENGYTCVQHGLSTVRCPPTSGREGDTCVWLVFSNTTRNQAKDVCDHGGSLLEINNPDFDDFVRRVVYFLCGSLRDICYPIKFWFGLEYSDDMAALVWSSSGTKLLSTDFHKFQSFPSSIANGQCVGMERVVEGGSPLQWTLMDCEDKNLVLCYSVNAIHWT